From the Verrucomicrobiota bacterium genome, one window contains:
- a CDS encoding ABC transporter substrate-binding protein: protein MNDASDRDSLLKTSNPATSTRRQFLGAAARGTAVASLLGGLPKGWIGSVFADDSPEAPSVRFGIIALTDCSPIVLAHEKGWFKKYGIQSTVAKGASWAAIRDALASGDNQATHMLIGMPIASTMGLSGSAKKPMIVPWILNRNGQAITVKQEWKGKVAADPTAIKPFVDKAKNLGEPLTFAMTFPPGTHAMWMRYFLGAGGIHPDKDAALITIPPPQMVANMKVGKMDGFCVGEPWNARAVHDKIGYTAITTQEIWKDHPEKVCAFTAEFAEKNPKTVKAVLKGLHEASVWLDDLNNRPEQADIVSKPSYINCPKEIILGRLLGEYDYGDGRKTKDPHYMIFSQRNCNYPQPKYSVWWLSQFRRWGMTTGAPDYQGITQKVMRTDLYEEAMKEIGHAHSGKNNDVETFFDGGRFDPGEPEKYAAAFAVKSLKG from the coding sequence ATGAACGACGCATCCGACCGTGATTCTCTTCTCAAGACTTCCAACCCCGCCACCTCGACGCGGCGGCAGTTCCTCGGTGCGGCGGCAAGAGGAACCGCCGTGGCGTCCCTCCTCGGTGGCCTGCCCAAGGGCTGGATCGGATCCGTGTTCGCGGATGACAGTCCCGAAGCGCCCTCGGTTCGTTTCGGCATCATTGCGCTCACGGACTGCTCGCCCATTGTGCTGGCCCACGAGAAGGGGTGGTTCAAGAAGTACGGCATTCAATCGACCGTTGCCAAAGGCGCGAGTTGGGCGGCCATCCGCGATGCCCTCGCAAGCGGCGACAACCAAGCCACTCACATGCTCATCGGCATGCCCATCGCGTCCACCATGGGGCTCTCGGGCTCGGCGAAGAAACCCATGATCGTGCCTTGGATCCTCAATCGGAACGGCCAGGCCATTACCGTCAAGCAGGAGTGGAAGGGCAAAGTGGCGGCCGATCCCACGGCCATCAAACCTTTCGTGGACAAGGCGAAAAACCTCGGCGAACCCCTCACCTTCGCCATGACGTTCCCTCCCGGAACCCACGCCATGTGGATGCGTTACTTCCTCGGCGCGGGCGGCATTCATCCTGACAAAGACGCGGCCCTCATCACCATTCCACCGCCGCAAATGGTCGCCAACATGAAGGTGGGCAAAATGGATGGCTTCTGCGTCGGGGAGCCGTGGAACGCGCGCGCGGTCCATGACAAAATTGGATACACCGCCATCACCACCCAGGAGATTTGGAAGGATCACCCGGAAAAAGTCTGCGCGTTCACCGCCGAATTCGCCGAAAAGAATCCGAAGACCGTCAAAGCGGTCCTCAAGGGCCTGCACGAGGCCAGCGTGTGGCTGGACGACCTCAACAACCGCCCCGAGCAGGCCGACATCGTGAGCAAGCCTTCCTACATCAACTGCCCCAAGGAAATCATCCTCGGCCGTCTGCTCGGAGAGTACGATTACGGGGACGGCCGCAAAACCAAGGATCCGCACTACATGATTTTCAGTCAGCGGAACTGCAATTATCCGCAGCCGAAATACAGCGTGTGGTGGCTCTCCCAGTTCCGGCGATGGGGTATGACCACGGGAGCGCCTGACTATCAAGGCATCACCCAGAAGGTCATGCGAACCGACCTTTACGAGGAAGCGATGAAGGAGATCGGCCATGCTCACAGCGGAAAGAACAACGACGTCGAAACGTTTTTTGACGGCGGCCGCTTCGATCCCGGCGAACCCGAAAAGTACGCCGCCGCTTTCGCCGTCAAGAGCCTGAAGGGTTGA
- a CDS encoding LysR family transcriptional regulator — MPPRPKRPSCQPLECWHDNFLGMRMNFVHSTRQPLDIRQLRAFVALAKSGSFTRAGAELCVSQSAVSHSIKGLESDTDCRLFDRLGKKVHLTPAGEHLLHHAERILREMAMARRSLESRASWGKGSLRVAADGFMLRQVMPAVIGEFLREFPQGRVSLEASDPAKWPELFREQRLDLAFGPLLDRSETLSFTPLFTEELGLFVGAKHPWAALAQVPLEEFEEQTLLVDCRTSAGSLALQNYLNRERVHPASWVELGSVEAVMTMASLDLGVGVMPCGQGRTEGEARRLGHVPWGRRKPKQTWGVLRGSERISGLAETAFLRFLKIECKKRGGIRGELVTAATDAEARLATKLNSLEAGPQTSTVSD, encoded by the coding sequence ATGCCACCGAGGCCCAAGCGACCGTCATGCCAACCCCTTGAATGTTGGCACGACAATTTCTTGGGGATGCGCATGAACTTCGTTCATAGCACGCGGCAACCCCTGGACATCCGCCAATTGCGAGCCTTTGTGGCGCTCGCCAAATCAGGCAGTTTTACACGCGCCGGCGCGGAGCTTTGCGTTTCTCAATCCGCCGTCAGCCACAGCATCAAGGGATTGGAATCGGACACGGATTGTCGTCTTTTTGACAGGCTGGGCAAAAAGGTGCATCTCACTCCGGCGGGGGAGCATCTGCTGCATCATGCCGAGCGCATCCTTCGGGAGATGGCCATGGCGCGGCGCTCTTTGGAGTCACGGGCTTCCTGGGGCAAAGGGAGCCTGCGAGTCGCGGCCGACGGATTCATGCTGCGACAAGTGATGCCCGCAGTCATTGGAGAGTTCTTGCGGGAATTCCCTCAAGGCCGGGTTTCACTGGAGGCCTCTGATCCCGCCAAATGGCCTGAACTTTTTCGAGAGCAACGCCTCGACCTCGCCTTTGGCCCCTTGCTGGACCGTTCCGAAACTTTGTCATTCACGCCTCTCTTCACCGAGGAGTTGGGATTGTTCGTGGGCGCGAAGCATCCCTGGGCGGCTCTGGCGCAGGTTCCCCTGGAGGAGTTCGAGGAGCAGACATTGCTCGTGGATTGCCGAACCTCCGCGGGAAGCCTCGCCTTGCAGAACTACCTCAATCGCGAGCGGGTCCATCCCGCGAGTTGGGTGGAGTTGGGTTCCGTCGAAGCCGTGATGACGATGGCGAGTCTGGATTTGGGGGTGGGGGTGATGCCATGCGGGCAGGGGCGGACCGAGGGGGAGGCTCGCAGGCTTGGACATGTCCCGTGGGGAAGGCGCAAACCGAAGCAAACGTGGGGTGTTTTGCGCGGCTCGGAGCGAATTTCAGGCTTGGCCGAAACCGCCTTTTTGAGGTTCCTGAAGATCGAGTGCAAGAAACGCGGCGGAATACGCGGCGAACTCGTGACAGCAGCCACTGACGCGGAAGCGCGCCTCGCCACGAAACTGAATTCGCTTGAAGCTGGACCTCAGACCTCCACCGTCTCGGACTGA
- a CDS encoding PIG-L family deacetylase — protein MKALCIHAHFDDFEFVAGGTFSLWKKALGSEFQGKLVVCTDGAAGHHLHSRAQTARIRWREQLRSAVLGDYACEKLVLPNGRTPREGCLVADRPLLASLWKAIRDFEPDYLFAPPLPADPRAGVHADHWVVAEAVRKVAYFINVPQAFTPEFPSRERMASPRTVPVILTTYDAYMAGANAYDLAIETEPVFDLVASLTWCHQSQISEWLPWVGRHSMSKPGSREDWNRTLRERVIRQNRDLGMNHRRATEVFSLTAWGAVPTLQKLQADMPFLRLSQPAAKRLARQLAAWGSSP, from the coding sequence ATGAAAGCGTTGTGCATCCATGCCCACTTCGATGATTTTGAATTCGTGGCCGGGGGCACGTTTTCACTTTGGAAAAAGGCGTTGGGATCGGAGTTTCAGGGAAAACTGGTGGTCTGCACCGACGGAGCGGCGGGGCATCACCTTCACTCCCGTGCTCAAACCGCCAGGATTCGCTGGCGCGAACAACTTCGCTCCGCCGTCCTCGGAGATTACGCCTGCGAGAAGCTGGTCCTCCCGAATGGCCGGACGCCGCGCGAAGGCTGCCTGGTTGCCGATCGGCCATTGCTGGCGTCGCTTTGGAAGGCCATTCGTGACTTCGAGCCTGATTATCTCTTTGCGCCTCCTTTGCCAGCCGATCCCCGGGCAGGCGTGCATGCGGACCACTGGGTCGTTGCGGAAGCCGTTCGCAAGGTTGCCTATTTCATCAACGTGCCTCAGGCGTTCACTCCCGAGTTTCCCTCCCGGGAAAGAATGGCCAGCCCGCGAACAGTCCCGGTCATTCTGACGACCTACGACGCCTATATGGCGGGGGCCAACGCCTACGACCTGGCGATTGAAACCGAGCCGGTGTTCGACCTCGTGGCCAGCCTCACTTGGTGCCACCAATCGCAGATTTCAGAGTGGCTGCCGTGGGTCGGACGCCACTCCATGTCGAAACCGGGTTCTCGCGAGGACTGGAACCGCACGTTGAGAGAGCGGGTGATCCGTCAAAATCGTGACCTGGGCATGAATCATCGACGCGCCACGGAGGTCTTTTCCCTCACGGCATGGGGCGCCGTGCCAACCCTCCAAAAACTTCAAGCCGACATGCCTTTCCTCCGCCTTTCCCAGCCCGCCGCGAAGAGACTCGCGCGGCAGCTCGCTGCCTGGGGTTCCTCACCTTGA
- a CDS encoding polyhydroxyalkanoate depolymerase: MSFLLALLFLQCSWRLQAAPVAWPFPCPEDQIKRYTAQRVEAPIRIDGKLDEPVWAHALQSPRFIDIITGEPTQHDTRVQVVWDQENLYLAYRVEEPLVRAKYTNRNDPIYYDNDIEFFIAGRDAYYEFELNAFNTTYEVFFIWSEAYEKGGFAASPEFSREKLRPFNGVGLTTHPRGGRLGHFDWSFPGMRTAVHVDGTLNQDQDRDRGWTVELAFPWRGLEWLAKAEQRSLPPKEGDVWAMDFSRFNTYKEAPPAKDSGGWVWTRHGIWDSHIPECFVRVMFSTNAVSKAVAP, encoded by the coding sequence ATGTCTTTTCTGCTGGCTCTGCTGTTCCTGCAATGTTCGTGGCGACTCCAAGCCGCTCCTGTCGCGTGGCCGTTCCCGTGTCCCGAGGATCAAATCAAGCGTTACACGGCACAGCGCGTAGAGGCCCCAATCCGAATCGACGGCAAACTGGACGAGCCTGTCTGGGCTCACGCGCTGCAATCGCCCCGCTTTATCGACATCATCACCGGCGAACCCACGCAGCACGACACCCGCGTCCAGGTCGTTTGGGACCAGGAAAACCTTTATTTGGCCTACCGCGTCGAGGAACCCCTGGTGCGCGCCAAGTACACCAACCGCAACGACCCGATCTACTACGACAACGATATCGAGTTTTTCATCGCCGGACGCGACGCCTACTACGAGTTCGAGCTCAATGCGTTTAACACCACGTATGAAGTTTTTTTCATCTGGAGCGAGGCCTACGAGAAAGGGGGATTCGCCGCGTCACCCGAGTTCAGCCGCGAGAAACTGAGGCCCTTCAACGGTGTCGGTTTGACCACCCACCCCCGTGGCGGAAGGCTGGGCCATTTCGATTGGTCCTTCCCGGGCATGCGCACGGCGGTTCATGTCGATGGCACCCTCAATCAAGATCAGGATCGCGACCGGGGATGGACCGTGGAACTCGCTTTCCCCTGGCGGGGGTTGGAGTGGCTCGCCAAAGCGGAGCAACGATCCTTGCCCCCGAAGGAGGGGGACGTGTGGGCCATGGATTTTTCGCGCTTCAATACCTACAAAGAAGCTCCGCCCGCCAAGGACTCCGGAGGTTGGGTCTGGACTCGCCACGGGATCTGGGACTCCCACATCCCGGAATGTTTCGTGCGAGTGATGTTCAGCACCAACGCGGTGTCCAAGGCCGTCGCGCCGTGA